A genome region from Amblyraja radiata isolate CabotCenter1 chromosome 32, sAmbRad1.1.pri, whole genome shotgun sequence includes the following:
- the LOC116990775 gene encoding cholesterol 7-desaturase-like, protein MEWAWSGWLAPFGPPLTAWLLGPSLLLALGLLWLYRVLFKPLHLIRCLHDVGYVPEPGADLRQTANQVRRRRKRGDLPPVYPNGWYRLLGSRQLPAAAVKNVTVFGEQLAVYRGDDGRAYAVDAYCPHLGANLAVGGRVIGDCIECPFHGWQFRGHDGKCTVIPYAERVPEFARVRSWPLCEVNGALYVWFHCDGLEPGWSVPVQNEIQSGEWVFRGDTEHLINCHIQEIPENAADVAHLTHLHSPAILSGTDLRNTRCRRWGFMRHDWKVQWSEESVPDRHCSRMLVNHTLHILGWHCPLLDLHVVARQVGPGLVYMLFNHAFLGRGVILHCVTPVEPLLQCVTHCIYYQSNMPALIPKALIMGECIQFERDVMIWNNKTYMPRPLLVKEDSAIVRHRRWYSQFYTDNSPRFPAPNHSLDW, encoded by the exons ATGGAGTGGGCTTGGAGCGGCTGGCTGGCCCCTTTCGGGCCGCCGCTGACAGCCTGGCTACTCGGCCCGTCTCTGCTGCTAGCCCTCGGGCTACTGTGGCTCTACCGCGTCCTCTTCAAGCCGCTTCACCTCATCCGCTGTTTGCACGATGTCGGTTACGTCCCTGAGCCCGGCGCCGACCTCCGACAGACCGCCAACCAGGTGCGGCGGCGCCGCAAGCGTGGAGACCTTCCTCCCGTCTATCCCAACGGGTGGTACCGGCTCCTGGGCTCCCGGCAGCTGCCCGCCGCCGCCGTCAAAAACGTCACCGTCTTCG GTGAGCAGTTAGCCGTGTACCGGGGCGACGATGGCAGGGCATACGCAGTGGACGCTTACTGCCCTCACCTGGGCGCCAACCTGGCCGTGGGCGGGCGTGTGATCGGCGATTGCATCGAGTGCCCCTTCCACGGCTGGCAGTTCCGCGGCCACGACGGCAAGTGTACGGTCATCCCATACGCCGAGAGAG tgccgGAGTTTGCCCGGGTGCGGAGCTGGCCGCTGTGCGAGGTGAATGGGGCGCTGTACGTCTGGTTCCACTGCGACGGCCTGGAGCCGGGATGGAGCGTTCCCGTACAGAACGAGATCCAGTCCGGAGAGTGGGTTTTCCGGGGAGACACCGAGCACCTCATCAACTGCCACATccag GAGATCCCGGAGAACGCGGCAGATGTGGCACACCTCACTCACCTGCACAGCCCGGCCATCCTGAGCGGCACCGACCTCCGTAACACCCGCTGCCGCCGCTGGGGCTTCATGCGGCACGACTGGAAG GTGCAGTGGAGCGAGGAGTCGGTGCCGGACAGACATTGCTCGCGGATGCTGGTGAACCACACTCTGCACATCCTGGGCTGGCATTGCCCGCTGCTCGACCTACACGTGGTGGCCCGACAG GTGGGCCCGGGCCTGGTCTACATGCTCTTCAACCATGCCTTCCTGGGCCGTGGGGTGATCCTACACTGCGTGACCCCGGTGGAACCGCTGCTCCAATGCGTCACCCACTGCATCTACTACCAGAGCAACATGCCCGCCCTCATCCCCAAGGCCCTCATCATGGGCGAGTGTATCCAG TTTGAGCGGGACGTGATGATCTGGAACAACAAGACATACATGCCGCGGCCGCTGCTGGTGAAGGAGGACTCGGCCATCGTGCGCCACCGCCGCTGGTACTCGCAATTCTACACCGACAACAGCCCCCGCTTCCCGGCGCCCAATCACAGCCTCGACTGGTGA